A stretch of Anaeromyxobacter dehalogenans 2CP-1 DNA encodes these proteins:
- the amrB gene encoding AmmeMemoRadiSam system protein B: MVREPAVAGAFYDARAATLAAEVDGWLSAGAAPAPALAVMVPHAGYVYSGAVAGATFARVALPARVIVLGPNHTGLGHAGAALWPAGAWRTPLGSVPVDPELTAALAAAPGVAADRLAHLREHSLEVEVPFLQRARPDVALAALCLGPLSFAACEALGTAVGAAARAAGALVVASSDMSHYLPAAEARRRDLRALDRLLALDAEGLYDVVRREGITMCGIVPATVMLVAARALGATGAELVRYAHSGEVSGDDDAVVGYAGVVVR; the protein is encoded by the coding sequence ATGGTCCGGGAGCCTGCGGTCGCGGGAGCGTTCTACGACGCCCGGGCGGCGACGCTCGCCGCCGAGGTCGACGGCTGGCTGTCGGCCGGCGCCGCGCCCGCCCCGGCGCTCGCCGTGATGGTGCCGCACGCCGGCTACGTCTACTCGGGGGCGGTGGCCGGCGCGACGTTCGCGCGCGTGGCGCTGCCGGCGCGCGTCATCGTCCTCGGTCCCAACCACACCGGCCTCGGGCACGCCGGCGCGGCGCTGTGGCCCGCGGGCGCCTGGCGAACGCCGCTGGGGTCCGTGCCGGTGGACCCGGAGCTCACCGCCGCGCTCGCCGCCGCGCCCGGCGTCGCCGCCGACCGGCTCGCCCACCTCCGCGAGCACTCGCTCGAGGTCGAGGTGCCGTTCCTGCAGCGCGCCCGGCCCGACGTCGCCCTCGCGGCGCTGTGCCTGGGGCCGCTGTCGTTCGCCGCCTGCGAGGCGCTCGGGACCGCGGTGGGGGCGGCGGCGCGGGCGGCCGGCGCGCTGGTGGTCGCGTCGTCGGACATGAGCCACTACCTCCCGGCCGCCGAGGCCCGCCGGCGCGACCTGCGCGCGCTGGACCGGCTGCTCGCGCTCGACGCCGAGGGGCTCTACGACGTGGTCCGGCGGGAGGGGATCACCATGTGCGGCATCGTGCCGGCCACGGTGATGCTGGTGGCCGCCCGCGCGCTCGGCGCCACGGGGGCGGAGCTGGTGCGGTACGCGCACTCCGGCGAGGTGAGCGGCGACGACGACGCGGTGGTGGGCTATGCCGGCGTCGTCGTGCGCTGA
- a CDS encoding response regulator: protein MGSRKVLIVDDSKAVIDALTVAFEDAGFEVATAADGEEVFRKMASVEPDAVLLDVYMPRLNGADVCRLLKAHPHWRKTHLVLMSSRIGEGERDVYRRLGADEVLRKPFDAAAAVAAVMAAAPGA, encoded by the coding sequence ATGGGAAGCCGGAAGGTCCTCATCGTGGACGACTCGAAGGCGGTGATCGACGCGCTCACCGTCGCGTTCGAGGACGCGGGCTTCGAGGTGGCGACCGCCGCCGACGGCGAGGAGGTCTTCCGCAAGATGGCCTCGGTGGAGCCGGACGCGGTGCTGCTCGACGTCTACATGCCGCGGCTGAACGGGGCAGACGTGTGCCGACTGCTCAAGGCGCACCCGCACTGGCGGAAGACGCACCTCGTGCTCATGTCCTCGCGCATCGGCGAGGGCGAGCGGGACGTCTACCGCCGGCTCGGCGCGGACGAGGTGCTCCGCAAGCCGTTCGACGCCGCCGCCGCGGTCGCGGCGGTGATGGCCGCCGCGCCGGGCGCCTGA
- a CDS encoding MopE-related protein, translating to MTPARSSSFRKLWPGLAPLALVAGVMPLLAPTCGDLQPGPKVFSRGSLVIPMDRCYQFQTDGATGTGQPAGCPQAADPGDAIRAYGLVYQLIRNDVAVYWAIDPAKASLTGHDFAIQYDGGVPALSYDWASGGTGAPPTQDHVIRYMGGPFVVDGADRAKAFAVLQRYKATFEPVNVHVANVAFRAPVAKVMAGGWSAGGAVPPKLALLDIGSGNLTSTSPVTVTSAKNAEPVISGYLARAGIGSGAAAGTAAGPHGEIYDRLGIEDFQPAPGSTDYRTSRFFRNGYQILWVPHWVAPGSCSSFGSNGACASSLYPTAKVDQVLRTIAGFVKDGKDVFAECAGLGSFEGAFKRGSNATYTIDYSDGFEDVAAGLSTRFHTTTGVRYNELPTSPFPAPAVVGSFASPLVQLGDFPFKPLTGAVEDYRPADASAGGAYQPGVQRLIAASDPYGTWDYFTLRAADATRGTVVYLAGHSYSGVQGSFQIAGSRLVLNTLFNLGAGCTESGVSCDTGRLGVCGKGVLRCSASGEPVCEQVKGPAAETCNGLDDDCDGLVDEDLELACYGGPPGTENVGVCHAGVSTCARAADRGYAMTACAGAVLPSQETCNGLDDDCDGQADEDLAQACYYGPESSLDPVTRQPRGACRAGTQACTAGSWGACTGQVLPQPEVCLADGGGGTASDEDCDGALDNGCQACTEGVQRACYTGPAGSAGVGPCAAGVQTCGPGGQWSNCVGEVLPSPELCRDGIDQNCNGMADDGPPACAACRAGETEACYEGPPGTAGVGLCAAGARACVGGEYAGACAGQLLPAPELCDGQDNDCNGAVDDGATCGDGFSCVHGVCVPSTCGVELPCPEGYACSAGGVCERGTCGGTVCPDGLACSYGACDDRCAGVECGDGSVCARGSGTCVGGSCYLAGCPAGEVCRGGACTADPCANLTCPGGTFCRQGDCVQACTFVTCPTGQKCGADGFCEPDACAGRTCAPDQRCQAGACVDDPCARLGCGRGQVCREGTCVDDPCSGVTCPAGACVDGQCYATGSAPVHGTPPAAGGAGGGCASGGGGAGLLSALGVLLALAARRRAGRGARPAALAALAFAALLGSACKGGGGDGKGFDPASCETSCEGEQRCIDLRSDPAHCGMCGNACGAGQICAASTCGPGGPVAPYVRQVTPGAAPRGGLAPVVVELSGDRFAAGATVRTASDAGTRTWPAEPTGSGGIRVHLALADAPAGALWLRVVNPDHVISNPIRFDVVNPEPHLAAVTPAAAPAGAVTTLLVEGTGLGTASRCRIRGDRLAEQGLPSAPGDAGLTCTLDATLLPPGAGYQIWVVNDAIPSPLVSNALPFAVVSQVPVATEVSPSGAGAGEIVSLTVTGDGFDLASRVVFDGAEQPTTYVDANRLQVGQLRLPGCAVGTCTSEVWVRSGQDLDSARLAFVVGASPAQVTGFSPATAYQGDAVTLAFAGTGLPADAQVQVQPPGGAFRPPLPSTVDAAGTSVAASLSLAGEPDGAWLARVWFPGTGTASATWTLRVLSNQVILQAASVRGREQGVAAVPVTLTAANLRPPLADVRVSFSGAAAELVPSSTTTTSVTVTLSTVGLDTGSYALQVRNPGAAPSNALSFNVTPGAPTLASVSPASARQSDVPVTVTLTGTNFAKPDASGTGGSAVMVTSDLMPGWPGAPRFQAVPGAVTVESPTRITVQLDTRAAYAGPGGTAYRIAVWNPGGPTPPQRSDAGQAATSLPAFTVLP from the coding sequence ATGACCCCAGCTCGCTCGTCCTCGTTCCGTAAGCTCTGGCCTGGCCTCGCACCGCTCGCGCTCGTCGCGGGCGTGATGCCGCTGCTCGCCCCCACCTGCGGCGATCTCCAGCCCGGCCCCAAGGTCTTCTCCCGCGGCTCCCTCGTCATCCCGATGGACCGCTGCTACCAGTTCCAGACGGACGGAGCGACCGGCACCGGCCAGCCCGCAGGCTGCCCGCAGGCGGCCGACCCGGGCGACGCCATCCGGGCGTACGGCCTCGTCTACCAGCTCATCCGCAACGACGTGGCGGTCTACTGGGCGATCGATCCGGCCAAGGCCTCGCTCACGGGCCACGACTTCGCGATCCAGTACGACGGCGGCGTCCCGGCGCTGTCGTACGACTGGGCCAGCGGCGGCACGGGCGCCCCGCCCACGCAGGACCACGTGATCCGCTACATGGGCGGGCCGTTCGTGGTGGACGGGGCGGACCGGGCGAAGGCCTTCGCGGTGCTGCAGCGGTACAAGGCCACCTTCGAGCCGGTGAACGTGCACGTGGCGAACGTGGCCTTCCGCGCGCCGGTGGCCAAGGTGATGGCGGGCGGGTGGAGCGCCGGGGGCGCCGTGCCGCCCAAGCTCGCGCTGCTCGACATCGGCTCGGGGAACCTGACCTCCACCTCGCCGGTGACGGTCACGTCGGCGAAGAACGCCGAGCCGGTGATCTCGGGGTACCTCGCCCGCGCCGGCATCGGCTCGGGAGCCGCCGCCGGCACCGCCGCCGGGCCGCACGGCGAGATCTACGACCGGCTGGGCATCGAGGACTTCCAGCCCGCGCCCGGCTCGACCGACTACCGCACGAGCCGCTTCTTCCGGAACGGCTACCAGATCCTGTGGGTGCCGCACTGGGTCGCGCCCGGCTCCTGCTCCAGCTTCGGCAGCAACGGCGCCTGCGCGTCGTCGCTCTACCCGACCGCCAAGGTGGACCAGGTGCTGCGGACGATCGCCGGGTTCGTGAAGGACGGGAAGGACGTGTTCGCGGAGTGCGCCGGCCTGGGCAGCTTCGAGGGCGCCTTCAAGCGCGGCTCCAACGCCACGTACACCATCGACTACTCCGACGGCTTCGAGGACGTCGCCGCCGGCCTCTCCACCCGCTTCCACACCACCACCGGCGTTCGCTACAACGAGCTCCCCACGAGCCCGTTCCCCGCGCCCGCGGTGGTGGGCAGCTTCGCCTCGCCGCTCGTGCAGCTCGGCGACTTTCCCTTCAAGCCGCTCACGGGCGCGGTGGAAGACTACCGCCCCGCCGACGCATCGGCGGGCGGCGCCTACCAGCCCGGCGTGCAGCGGCTCATCGCGGCGAGCGATCCGTACGGCACCTGGGACTACTTCACCCTCCGGGCGGCCGACGCGACGCGCGGCACCGTGGTGTACCTCGCCGGCCACAGCTACTCCGGCGTGCAGGGCAGCTTCCAGATCGCGGGCTCCCGGCTGGTGCTGAACACGCTCTTCAACCTGGGCGCGGGCTGCACCGAGAGCGGCGTCTCCTGCGACACCGGGCGGCTGGGCGTGTGCGGCAAGGGCGTCCTGCGCTGCTCCGCCTCCGGCGAGCCCGTGTGCGAGCAGGTGAAGGGCCCCGCCGCGGAGACCTGCAACGGCCTCGACGACGACTGCGACGGCCTGGTGGACGAGGATCTCGAGCTGGCCTGCTACGGCGGGCCGCCCGGCACCGAGAACGTCGGCGTGTGCCACGCCGGCGTGTCCACCTGCGCCCGGGCGGCCGACCGCGGCTACGCCATGACGGCGTGCGCCGGCGCGGTGCTGCCCTCGCAGGAGACCTGCAACGGCCTCGACGACGATTGCGACGGCCAGGCCGACGAGGACCTCGCGCAGGCCTGCTACTACGGCCCGGAGAGCAGCCTCGACCCCGTGACGCGCCAGCCGCGCGGCGCCTGCCGCGCCGGTACGCAGGCCTGCACCGCCGGGAGCTGGGGCGCATGCACCGGGCAGGTGCTGCCGCAGCCGGAGGTGTGCCTGGCCGACGGCGGCGGCGGCACTGCCTCGGACGAGGACTGCGACGGGGCCCTCGACAACGGGTGCCAGGCCTGCACCGAGGGCGTCCAGCGCGCCTGCTACACCGGGCCCGCCGGCAGCGCGGGCGTGGGGCCGTGCGCCGCCGGCGTGCAGACCTGCGGCCCCGGGGGCCAGTGGAGCAACTGCGTGGGCGAGGTCCTGCCCTCGCCGGAGCTGTGCCGAGACGGGATCGACCAGAACTGCAACGGCATGGCGGATGACGGGCCGCCGGCCTGCGCCGCCTGCCGGGCCGGCGAGACCGAGGCCTGCTACGAGGGCCCGCCCGGCACCGCGGGGGTGGGCCTGTGCGCGGCGGGCGCGCGCGCGTGCGTCGGCGGCGAGTACGCCGGCGCCTGTGCCGGCCAGCTCCTGCCCGCGCCGGAGCTCTGCGACGGCCAGGACAACGACTGCAACGGCGCCGTGGACGACGGCGCCACGTGCGGCGACGGCTTCTCCTGCGTCCACGGCGTGTGCGTTCCCTCCACCTGCGGCGTCGAGCTGCCCTGCCCCGAGGGCTACGCCTGCAGCGCCGGAGGCGTCTGCGAGCGCGGCACCTGCGGTGGCACCGTCTGCCCCGACGGCCTGGCGTGCTCGTACGGAGCGTGCGACGATCGCTGCGCCGGGGTGGAGTGCGGCGACGGCTCGGTCTGCGCTCGCGGCAGCGGCACCTGCGTCGGCGGCAGCTGCTACCTCGCCGGCTGCCCGGCCGGCGAGGTCTGCCGCGGCGGCGCCTGCACCGCCGACCCCTGCGCGAACCTCACCTGCCCGGGCGGCACGTTCTGCCGGCAGGGCGACTGCGTGCAGGCGTGCACGTTCGTGACCTGCCCCACCGGCCAGAAGTGCGGCGCGGACGGCTTCTGCGAGCCGGACGCCTGCGCCGGGCGGACCTGCGCGCCCGACCAGCGCTGCCAGGCCGGCGCGTGCGTGGACGACCCGTGCGCTCGCCTGGGCTGTGGACGCGGCCAGGTGTGCCGCGAGGGCACCTGCGTGGACGATCCGTGCTCCGGCGTGACCTGCCCGGCCGGCGCGTGTGTCGACGGTCAGTGCTATGCGACCGGCAGCGCGCCCGTCCACGGGACTCCCCCGGCGGCCGGCGGCGCCGGGGGCGGCTGCGCCTCCGGGGGCGGCGGCGCGGGCCTGCTCTCCGCGCTCGGCGTGCTCCTCGCCCTGGCGGCACGGCGCCGCGCGGGCCGCGGCGCGCGGCCGGCCGCGCTCGCAGCGCTCGCGTTCGCCGCCCTGCTCGGGAGCGCCTGCAAGGGCGGCGGTGGCGACGGCAAGGGGTTCGACCCCGCATCCTGCGAGACGAGCTGCGAGGGCGAGCAGCGCTGCATCGACCTGCGCAGCGATCCCGCGCACTGCGGCATGTGCGGCAACGCGTGCGGCGCCGGCCAGATCTGCGCCGCCTCCACCTGCGGCCCGGGCGGCCCGGTGGCACCCTACGTCCGGCAGGTGACGCCCGGCGCCGCCCCGCGCGGCGGCCTCGCGCCGGTGGTGGTGGAGCTGTCGGGCGACCGCTTCGCGGCCGGCGCGACGGTGCGCACCGCGTCGGACGCCGGCACGCGCACCTGGCCCGCGGAGCCGACCGGGAGCGGCGGCATCCGCGTCCACCTCGCGCTCGCCGATGCCCCCGCGGGCGCGCTCTGGTTGCGGGTGGTCAACCCGGACCACGTGATCTCGAACCCGATCCGGTTCGACGTGGTGAACCCGGAGCCGCACCTCGCCGCCGTCACGCCCGCGGCCGCTCCTGCCGGCGCCGTCACCACCCTCCTGGTGGAGGGCACGGGCCTCGGCACCGCGAGCCGCTGCCGGATCCGCGGCGACCGGCTGGCGGAGCAGGGGCTCCCCTCGGCGCCGGGGGACGCCGGCCTCACGTGCACGCTCGACGCCACGCTGCTGCCGCCGGGCGCCGGCTACCAGATCTGGGTGGTGAACGACGCGATCCCCTCCCCGCTCGTCTCCAACGCCCTCCCGTTCGCGGTGGTGAGCCAGGTGCCGGTCGCGACGGAGGTGAGCCCCAGCGGCGCCGGCGCGGGCGAGATCGTCTCGCTGACCGTGACCGGCGACGGCTTCGACCTCGCGAGCCGGGTGGTGTTCGACGGCGCCGAGCAGCCCACCACCTACGTGGACGCGAACCGCCTGCAGGTCGGCCAGCTCCGCCTCCCCGGCTGCGCGGTGGGCACCTGCACCTCCGAGGTGTGGGTGCGCAGCGGCCAGGACCTGGACTCGGCCCGGCTGGCGTTCGTGGTGGGCGCCTCCCCGGCGCAGGTCACCGGCTTCTCCCCCGCCACCGCGTACCAGGGCGACGCGGTGACGCTCGCCTTCGCGGGCACCGGCCTCCCCGCCGACGCGCAGGTGCAGGTGCAGCCGCCCGGCGGCGCCTTCCGCCCGCCGCTGCCGTCGACCGTGGACGCGGCCGGCACGTCGGTGGCGGCCTCGCTGTCGCTCGCGGGCGAGCCGGACGGCGCGTGGCTCGCGCGCGTGTGGTTCCCCGGCACAGGCACCGCGTCGGCCACCTGGACGCTGCGCGTGCTGTCCAATCAGGTGATCCTGCAGGCTGCCAGCGTGCGCGGCCGCGAGCAGGGCGTGGCCGCCGTACCGGTGACCCTCACCGCCGCGAACCTGCGGCCGCCGCTCGCCGACGTCCGGGTGAGCTTCTCCGGCGCGGCCGCCGAGCTGGTCCCCTCCAGCACCACGACCACGAGCGTCACGGTGACGCTCTCCACCGTCGGCCTGGACACCGGCTCCTACGCGCTGCAGGTCCGCAACCCCGGGGCCGCCCCTTCCAACGCGCTCTCGTTCAACGTCACGCCGGGCGCGCCGACGCTCGCGAGCGTGAGCCCTGCCTCGGCCCGCCAGTCGGACGTGCCGGTCACGGTCACCCTCACCGGCACCAACTTCGCGAAGCCGGACGCCTCCGGGACGGGCGGGTCGGCGGTGATGGTGACCTCCGACCTCATGCCGGGGTGGCCGGGCGCGCCCAGGTTCCAGGCGGTGCCCGGTGCGGTGACCGTGGAGAGCCCGACCCGGATCACCGTCCAGCTCGACACGCGCGCCGCCTACGCGGGGCCGGGCGGCACCGCCTACCGCATCGCCGTCTGGAACCCGGGTGGCCCGACCCCGCCGCAGCGCTCCGACGCCGGGCAGGCGGCCACGTCGCTGCCCGCGTTCACCGTGCTCCCCTGA
- the mrtX gene encoding myxosortase MrtX → MPEPLPTAGAAPTPPDPPRRLVATWALAILAIAIAKVVGLVEPTGLLGANLAGVAAFAFIALPDARLRARGEGWEAYGLPWHGARDPRTWRALGRGALAALLTCAAVFPPFVAGFWAYAELLPRLPEGLTRALAPYAGAPHLAARLPDHALRLVAVQVLVVALPEELFYRGWMQTSWARTAPGEGRTVLGARLGAGFLRTQLLFAAGHLVTLQPWRLATLLPGLLFGWLRARTGGLVAPVLVHAASNLLLATLEASFYR, encoded by the coding sequence GTGCCAGAGCCGCTCCCGACCGCCGGCGCCGCGCCCACCCCGCCGGATCCGCCGCGGAGGCTGGTGGCGACGTGGGCGCTGGCCATCCTCGCCATCGCGATCGCGAAGGTCGTGGGGCTGGTCGAGCCGACCGGGCTGCTCGGCGCGAACCTGGCCGGCGTGGCAGCGTTCGCCTTCATCGCGCTCCCCGACGCGCGCCTGCGCGCGCGGGGCGAGGGGTGGGAGGCGTACGGCCTCCCGTGGCACGGGGCGCGCGATCCCCGCACCTGGCGCGCGCTCGGGCGCGGCGCGCTGGCGGCGCTCCTCACCTGCGCGGCGGTGTTCCCGCCGTTCGTGGCGGGCTTCTGGGCGTATGCGGAGCTGCTCCCGCGCCTGCCGGAGGGGCTCACCCGCGCGCTCGCGCCCTACGCCGGGGCGCCGCACCTCGCCGCGCGCCTCCCGGACCACGCGCTCCGGCTGGTGGCGGTGCAGGTGCTGGTGGTGGCGCTCCCGGAGGAGCTGTTCTACCGCGGGTGGATGCAGACCTCGTGGGCGCGCACCGCGCCGGGGGAGGGGCGGACGGTGCTCGGCGCGCGCCTCGGCGCGGGGTTCCTCCGGACGCAGCTGCTGTTCGCGGCGGGGCACCTCGTCACGCTCCAGCCCTGGCGACTCGCCACGCTGCTGCCTGGCCTGCTGTTCGGCTGGCTCCGCGCGCGCACCGGCGGCCTGGTCGCGCCGGTCCTGGTGCACGCCGCGTCGAACCTGCTCCTGGCCACGCTGGAGGCCTCCTTCTACCGGTGA
- a CDS encoding deoxyguanosinetriphosphate triphosphohydrolase, with amino-acid sequence MGSGTGSIREMLEDLEERTLHPRAARSAASRGRSRPEEPDPERPAFQRDRDRLLHCKAFRRLAGKTQVFLAPRGDHYRTRLTHTLEVAQVARSIARALRLNEMLVEAMVMGHDLGHTPFGHAGERVLNQEVPGGFHHVVQSVRVVDVLEKDGRGLNLTAEVRDGILRHSKGKGNVLLKGSGEKALTLEAEIVRIADIVAYVNHDLDDALRAGLFAEADLPADIRRTLGGGRSERFATLVHDVIRRSDVDGGGHIEMSPDVHQALLALRDFLYARVYENPVVHDEFVKAQRILRDLWEWCLEDPARLATRHGVLPRDGEGLERAVTDWLSGMTDRFALATWEELFVPRPWSLL; translated from the coding sequence ATGGGATCGGGAACGGGCAGCATCCGCGAGATGCTGGAGGACCTGGAGGAGCGCACGCTCCACCCGCGCGCGGCGCGCTCCGCGGCCTCGCGCGGCCGCAGCCGCCCGGAGGAGCCGGATCCCGAGCGCCCCGCGTTCCAGCGCGACCGCGACCGGCTGCTGCACTGCAAGGCGTTCCGCCGGCTGGCGGGGAAGACGCAGGTGTTCCTCGCGCCGCGCGGCGACCACTACCGCACCCGCCTCACGCACACGCTGGAGGTGGCGCAGGTGGCGCGCTCCATCGCGCGCGCGCTGCGCCTGAACGAGATGCTGGTCGAGGCGATGGTGATGGGCCACGATCTCGGCCACACGCCGTTCGGCCACGCGGGCGAGCGGGTGCTGAACCAGGAGGTGCCGGGCGGCTTCCACCACGTGGTGCAGTCGGTGCGGGTGGTGGACGTGCTCGAGAAGGACGGCCGCGGCCTCAACCTCACCGCCGAGGTGCGGGACGGCATCCTCCGGCACTCGAAGGGGAAGGGCAACGTGCTGCTCAAGGGCTCGGGCGAGAAGGCGCTCACGCTCGAGGCGGAGATCGTCCGCATCGCGGACATCGTCGCCTACGTGAACCACGACCTCGACGACGCGCTCCGCGCCGGCCTGTTCGCCGAGGCCGACCTCCCCGCCGACATCCGCCGCACGCTGGGCGGCGGCCGCTCCGAGCGCTTCGCCACGCTGGTCCACGACGTCATCCGCCGCTCGGACGTGGACGGCGGCGGGCACATCGAGATGTCGCCGGACGTGCACCAGGCGCTGCTCGCGCTGCGCGACTTCCTGTACGCGCGCGTCTACGAGAACCCGGTCGTCCACGACGAGTTCGTGAAGGCGCAGCGCATCCTGCGCGACCTGTGGGAGTGGTGCCTGGAGGATCCGGCGCGCCTGGCGACCCGCCACGGCGTCCTGCCCCGGGACGGCGAGGGGCTGGAGCGCGCCGTCACCGACTGGCTGTCGGGGATGACCGACCGGTTCGCGCTCGCGACCTGGGAGGAGCTGTTCGTGCCCCGGCCCTGGTCGCTGCTGTAG
- a CDS encoding class II glutamine amidotransferase: MGALAAILQSDPNLMRCQLQRLKAHVSMQDGDAAPDAYGFGYYQAGNVLLGKRPTGAPSALSLPDLVGRVDSEAVLVHARRATLGTAKDENTHPFRFRRWLFAHDGSIEGFDQVKPRLVEGLPDFLRRNIAGDTDSEHAFMWFLKLLRDEGSLDDLDLDAQVAGRALARTVRQVEAWCREVGEQRPSRLCFVATNGRSLVATRRGGPLFYALLEGIIPCELDEIGADTPESDPRVRPHRRVKAVCFASRLLAPNGFIEVPEGSVVSVSRTLQVTVSSLANA; encoded by the coding sequence ATGGGCGCGCTCGCAGCCATCCTCCAGAGCGATCCCAACCTGATGCGGTGCCAGCTCCAGCGGCTGAAGGCCCACGTCTCCATGCAGGACGGGGACGCGGCGCCCGACGCCTACGGGTTCGGCTACTACCAGGCCGGAAACGTCCTCCTCGGGAAACGCCCCACCGGTGCGCCGTCGGCGCTCTCGCTGCCGGACCTGGTGGGCCGCGTGGACTCCGAGGCGGTGCTGGTCCACGCGCGCCGGGCCACGCTCGGCACGGCCAAGGACGAGAACACCCATCCGTTCCGGTTCCGGCGGTGGCTGTTCGCGCACGACGGCTCGATCGAGGGCTTCGATCAGGTGAAGCCGAGGCTCGTCGAGGGGCTCCCCGACTTCCTGCGGCGCAACATCGCCGGGGACACCGACTCCGAGCACGCCTTCATGTGGTTCCTGAAGCTGCTCCGCGACGAGGGCTCGCTCGACGATCTCGACCTCGACGCGCAGGTGGCCGGGCGCGCCCTGGCGCGCACGGTGCGGCAGGTCGAGGCGTGGTGCCGCGAGGTGGGCGAGCAGCGGCCCTCCCGGCTGTGCTTCGTCGCGACCAACGGCCGCTCGCTGGTCGCCACGCGGCGCGGCGGCCCGCTGTTCTACGCGCTGCTCGAGGGCATCATCCCCTGCGAGCTGGACGAGATCGGCGCCGACACGCCGGAGAGCGACCCGCGCGTCCGGCCGCACCGCCGCGTCAAGGCGGTCTGCTTCGCCTCGCGGCTGCTCGCGCCGAACGGCTTCATCGAGGTGCCGGAGGGGAGCGTCGTCTCGGTGAGCCGGACGCTGCAGGTGACGGTGTCGTCCCTGGCGAACGCCTAG
- a CDS encoding Hsp70 family protein, producing MSDDIAVGIDLGTSYSCVATAQADGAPPAVLPNEWGERTHASVVSFLDDGTVLVGNDAKKNIITNAENTVYSAKRLIGRFYFSDEVKKAQAVMPYRIVEGPNNSVRIGVRDRIFSVPEVSALVLKEMKAIAETALGREVKKAVVTCPAYFNDNQRQATKDAGRIAGLEVLRIINEPTAAALAYGFGRDINQKICVYDLGGGTFDVSILEIGKDVFEVLSTAGDTYLGGDDFDDRIMTWLADDFLAKHGLDLRQNKFCLQMLKEAGERAKIDVGREGVAAIQVPGICQSPEGEVIDLAQKLTQDQFNRMVMDLVQRTFKVCDEALQSARLTAGDIDAVILVGGPTRLPIIRNSVRHYFQREPMTGVDPDEVVALGAAIQARALLSTTAATAGQASYLLDVTPLSLRVGTVGGFTEKIIEKNTPIPIEKSKTFTTSRDGQDRVKIRVYQGESNRADGCELLGEFEFTGFRIGYRGEVQIQVTFEIDSNGIVNVSATDLETGQKTSTTISLSSGLSEQDLRKAIDDNAGIELARGPRAA from the coding sequence ATGAGCGACGACATCGCCGTCGGTATCGATCTCGGAACCAGCTACAGCTGCGTGGCGACCGCCCAGGCCGACGGGGCGCCGCCCGCCGTGCTCCCCAACGAATGGGGGGAGCGCACCCACGCGTCCGTCGTGTCGTTCCTCGACGACGGGACGGTGCTCGTCGGCAACGACGCGAAGAAGAACATCATCACCAACGCCGAGAACACCGTGTACTCGGCGAAGCGCCTCATCGGCCGCTTCTACTTCTCCGACGAGGTGAAGAAGGCGCAGGCGGTGATGCCGTACCGGATCGTCGAGGGGCCGAACAACTCGGTCCGCATCGGGGTCCGCGACCGGATCTTCTCGGTGCCCGAGGTCTCCGCGCTGGTGCTGAAGGAGATGAAGGCGATCGCCGAGACGGCGCTCGGGCGCGAGGTGAAGAAGGCGGTCGTCACCTGCCCGGCCTACTTCAACGACAACCAGCGCCAGGCCACCAAGGACGCCGGCCGCATCGCCGGGCTCGAGGTGCTGCGCATCATCAACGAGCCCACCGCGGCGGCGCTCGCGTACGGCTTCGGCCGGGACATCAACCAGAAGATCTGCGTCTACGACCTCGGCGGCGGCACGTTCGACGTGTCGATCCTGGAGATCGGCAAGGACGTGTTCGAGGTGCTGTCCACCGCGGGCGACACCTACCTGGGCGGCGACGACTTCGACGACCGGATCATGACCTGGCTCGCCGACGACTTCCTGGCGAAGCACGGGCTCGATCTCCGCCAGAACAAGTTCTGCCTCCAGATGCTGAAGGAGGCGGGCGAGCGCGCGAAGATCGACGTGGGCCGCGAGGGCGTGGCGGCGATCCAGGTGCCGGGCATCTGCCAGTCGCCGGAGGGCGAGGTCATCGACCTCGCCCAGAAGCTCACCCAGGACCAGTTCAACCGGATGGTGATGGACCTGGTGCAGCGCACGTTCAAGGTGTGCGACGAGGCGCTGCAGTCGGCGCGCCTCACCGCCGGCGACATCGACGCGGTGATCCTGGTGGGCGGGCCCACCCGGCTGCCCATCATCCGCAACAGCGTGCGCCACTACTTCCAGCGCGAGCCCATGACCGGGGTGGATCCGGACGAGGTGGTCGCGCTCGGCGCCGCCATCCAGGCGCGCGCGCTGCTCTCGACCACCGCCGCCACCGCCGGCCAGGCCAGCTACCTGCTGGACGTGACGCCGCTCTCGCTGCGCGTCGGGACGGTGGGCGGGTTCACCGAGAAGATCATCGAGAAGAACACCCCCATCCCCATCGAGAAGTCGAAGACCTTCACCACCAGCCGCGACGGCCAGGACCGGGTGAAGATCCGCGTCTACCAGGGGGAGTCGAACCGCGCCGACGGCTGCGAGCTGCTGGGCGAGTTCGAGTTCACCGGGTTCCGCATCGGCTACCGCGGCGAGGTGCAGATCCAGGTGACCTTCGAGATCGACTCGAACGGCATCGTGAACGTCTCGGCCACCGACCTGGAGACCGGGCAGAAGACCTCGACCACCATCAGCCTCTCCTCCGGCCTCTCGGAGCAGGACCTCCGCAAGGCCATCGACGACAACGCGGGCATCGAGCTCGCGCGCGGCCCCCGCGCGGCCTGA